The Glycine soja cultivar W05 chromosome 8, ASM419377v2, whole genome shotgun sequence genome has a window encoding:
- the LOC114422854 gene encoding extensin-like, producing MAAVFWVLALASLSYPLATINAQAPAGTPSNWQPSTLSAPSNLPTTTPNAPSTLPTTTPNAPSTLPTTNPVAPSTLPITNPVAPSTLPTTTPTAPSTLPRATSPSSSTPSVAKQPPVVAATPSTSKNPPVTSTSPTSTPTTTAAPSKLPTAASPTSATATPFPSVATSPTSSKTPITIQTPVKSPLPKATSPTSAPVKLPVPKVTTPTSAPVKLPDPKPLPPSSAPVKLPVPKALPPTSTPLKPPVPKTTPPKIAPVKPPVPKTLPPKIAPVKPPVPKTLPPKIAPVKPPVPKVTPALSPKPPSPKIPPPQPPKNAPIPPPPLPLPPAEAPPLPTPTPSKAPTPAPVHKKKAPKSSPAPSPLSSTPTPAPTPAIETPTPAPAPEDDTPPPPPHRHRRRRHKHKHEKHHALSLAPAPTITRRSPPAPLAGDIATTDSEETQSPAPSPNANAAQSYYRQGNMWPTIGLTAILLSVIA from the exons ATGGCTGCAGTGTTCTGGGTATTGGCTTTAGCTAGCCTCAGCTACCCGCTAGCCACAATCAATGCCCAAGCACCAGCAGGTACACCCTCCAATTGGCAACCTTCAACCCTTTCAGCACCCTCCAATTTACCAACCACAACCCCAAATGCACCTTCTACTTTGCCAACCACAACCCCAAATGCACCTTCTACATTGCCAACAACAAACCCAGTTGCACCCTCTACATTGCCAATCACAAACCCAGTTGCACCCTCTACATTGCCAACCACAACTCCAACTGCACCCTCAACATTGCCAAGAGCAACTTCCCCCTCTTCTAGTACACCATCAGTAGCCAAACAACCACCTGTTGTGGCTGCAACTCCTTCCACCTCAAAGAATCCACCAGTAACATCAACTTCTCCCACTTCTACTCCAACAACCACAGCTGCACCCTCCAAATTGCCAACTGCAGCTTCCCCCACTTCTGCCACAGCAACCCCTTTTCCTTCAGTAGCAACCTCTCCCACTTCTAGCAAAACACCAATTACCATTCAGACTCCTGTGAAATCACCACTTCCAAAAGCTACATCTCCAACATCTGCTCCTGTGAAATTACCAGTGCCCAAAGTTACAACTCCAACTTCTGCTCCTGTGAAATTACCTGATCCCAAGCCTTTACCACCATCATCTGCTCCAGTTAAATTACCAGTCCCCAAGGCTTTACCACCAACCTCCACTCCACTGAAACCACCAGTTCCCAAAACTACCCCTCCAAAAATTGCTCCTGTGAAGCCACCTGTTCCCAAAACTTTACCTCCAAAAATTGCTCCTGTGAAGCCACCTGTTCCCAAAACTTTACCTCCAAAAATTGCTCCTGTGAAGCCACCTGTCCCCAAGGTTACACCAGCATTAAGTCCAAAACCCCCATCCCCCAAAATCCCACCACCACAACCACCCAAAAACGCTCCTATTCCACCCCCTCCTCTGCCATTACCACCAGCTGAGGCACCACCATTGCCTACTCCAACACCATCCAAAGCACCAACACCAGCACCTGTACACAAAAAGAAAGCACCAAAATCATCACCTGCTCCTTCACCACTTAGTAGCACACCAACACCAGCACCAACGCCAGCGATTGAAACACCAACACCAGCTCCAGCACCTGAAGATGACACGCCACCACCCCCTCCCCACAGGCACAggagaagaagacacaagcaCAAGCACGAGAAACACCACGCACTTTCTCTGGCTCCAGCACCAACTATTACCCGGAGAAGTCCCCCAGCACCACTTGCTGGCGATATTGCTACAACCGATTCAGAAGAGACACAATCACCAGCACCAAGTCCCAATGCG AATGCTGCACAATCATACTATAGGCAAGGGAATATGTGGCCAACTATTGGACTCACTGCCATTTTGTTATCTGTTATCGCTTGA
- the LOC114424701 gene encoding uncharacterized protein LOC114424701, whose product MVRTRGGPRALGSGTDRGMGRDEDDIDVSRHRRPIASARRQRVQVDVAEKVPQVIEDVPPQVTEDILDVTKDVPYVDEDISTADLDAANVDVADVAADGAEGSPTEHGEGFPSGPHDTSLLTSFADHVAYNIWCGEERPELKLVSYGRKVDKFRSPTPEIEDLVAGTRLSPLIGCSMVTGDPGLISAFAERFEPLGVDEVVLLLTELLEVSGKEARAETAFRDPSQSAGYAWGVAALVHMYDQLNEASQTPTR is encoded by the exons atggttagaacaAGAGGTGGACCTCGTGCCTTAGGTAGTGGTACAGACAGAGGCATGGGTCGAGATGAGGATGATATTGATGTTTCCCGGCATCGTAGGCCTATCGCTTCTGCCCGTAGGCAACGGGTTCAGGTTGATGTCGCTGAGAAAGTTCCTCAGGTGATTGAGGATGTTCCTCCTCAGGTGACTGAGGATATTCTTGATGTGACAAAGGATGTTCCTTATGTGGATGAGGACATTTCGACTGCAGACTTAGATGCTGCGAACGTAGATGTTGCAGACGTAGCTGCTGATGGTGCCGAGGGATCACCTACTGAGCATGGCGAGGGATTCCCTAGTGGGCCACATGACACATCATTGCTGACATCATTTGCAGACCATGTGGCATACAATATCTGGTGTGGTGAG GAACGACCTGAGTTGAAGCTGGTCTCCTATGGTAGGAAAGTTGATAAATTTAGGAGTCCAACGCCTGAGATTGAAGACCTTGTTGCCGGCACCAGATTAAGTCCATTGATCGGGTGTTCTATGGTCACCGGCGATCCTGGACTGATATCCGCATTTGCGGAGAG GTTTGAGCCTCTGGGCGTGGACGAGGTGGTCTTGCTGTTAACGGAGCTTCTAGAGGTATCCGGCAAGGAGGCTCGAGCTGAGACC GCGTTTCGAGACCCGAGTCAGTCTGCGGGCTATGCCTGGGGAGTTGCCGCGCTGGTTCACATGTATGACCAGCTAAATGAAGCTTCACAGACCCCCACACGATAA